The Anopheles merus strain MAF chromosome 2L, AmerM5.1, whole genome shotgun sequence genome has a segment encoding these proteins:
- the LOC121592835 gene encoding vacuolar protein sorting-associated protein VTA1 homolog, translated as MAVNLPPVTPLLKPIQHYLKTAQEHDTRDPVVAYWCRLYALQLGLKIPHQTMDDRKVLVAIMDWLEATKRASADNESITNDVAALAYLENYALKLFLYADKQDRAGNFGKNVVKAFYTAGMIYDACQTFGDLTEEVTQNRKYAKWKASYIHNCLKNGETPVPGPMPTEGEEDGKDYDQDAGGAFQPNPEPQPGPSNTPAAAPHFPTAMPTPPPAGPTNFTTTDPFSNVKAPTPPSEPEKPPGGFQPYTGGPVADAAGLPVESNRMVTPGGVQLRPDQITKAQKYCRWAESALNYEDLKTSIDNLQKALRLLQTGQDG; from the coding sequence ATGGCAGTCAACCTTCCACCCGTTACGCCGCTGCTGAAGCCCATCCAGCACTATCTGAAGACGGCCCAGGAGCATGATACCCGCGATCCGGTCGTAGCCTACTGGTGTCGTCTGTACGCGCTGCAGCTGGGCCTGAAAATCCCCCACCAGACCATGGACGATCGAAAAGTGCTGGTGGCAATAATGGACTGGCTGGAGGCGACCAAGCGAGCGTCGGCGGACAACGAATCCATCACGAACGATGTGGCCGCGCTGGCCTATCTGGAGAACTACGCCTTAAAGTTGTTCCTGTACGCTGACAAGCAGGACCGGGCGGGCAACTTTGGCAAGAACGTCGTCAAAGCGTTCTACACCGCCGGCATGATCTACGACGCGTGCCAAACGTTTGGCGACCTGACGGAGGAGGTAACACAGAACCGGAAGTACGCCAAGTGGAAGGCTTCCTACATTCACAACTGTCTCAAGAACGGCGAAACGCCCGTCCCGGGCCCTATGCCTACCGAGGGGGAAGAGGATGGCAAAGATTATGACCAGGATGCGGGAGGAGCCTTTCAACCGAACCCGGAACCCCAGCCCGGTCCGAGCAACACGCCTGCCGCAGCGCCACACTTCCCGACCGCAATGCCCACACCACCGCCGGCAGGTCCCACCAActtcaccaccaccgatcCGTTCAGCAACGTAAAGGCGCCAACACCGCCCAGCGAGCCGGAGAAACCGCCCGGTGGCTTTCAACCCTACACGGGTGGACCGGTGGCGGACGCGGCCGGACTGCCGGTGGAATCGAACCGAATGGTCACGCCGGGCGGAGTGCAGCTGCGACCGGATCAAATCACCAAAGCGCAGAAGTACTGCCGATGGGCGGAAAGTGCCCTCAACTACGAGGATTTGAAAACTTCGATCGATAATCTCCAGAAAGCGCTCCGTCTGCTGCAAACCGGACAGGATGGGTAG